Genomic window (Candidatus Schekmanbacteria bacterium RIFCSPLOWO2_02_FULL_38_14):
GGCCTGCCGATTGTTTCAAGCGCTATTTTTGTAGCATCAACAACATATACCCTGCCTTTTGGGGTTTTCAGTTTCTTCTTTGTTTCTTCATGTGAACGATCAGTGTTTATTATATAAATTGCATCCTCAGTAGCCCCGTCTGTTACATTTTCACCTGTCAGCAGAGTTGGGTCTATTACCACAACTACATTTGGGTTTAATACCTGGCAGTAAATGGAAATCGGGTTATTTGAAAGCCTGTTATAAGCCCTGATTGGGGCTCCCATTCTTTCAGGACCATATTCAGGAAAAGCCTGGACAAACTTTCCTCCGCTCATTGCTGCTTCTGCCAGAGCTTTTGCTGCTGTAACAGCTCCCTGACCTGCCCTTGCGTGCCAGCGTAACTCAATATACTCACTCATTAAAGAAACCTCCTGTGTTTATTCACTATTTTTTTGGAATATGCAAGCTCTTATACAATGAAAAGTTCAAATGATTTAGAATGTTACCTTATAGC
Coding sequences:
- a CDS encoding pyruvate synthase, which translates into the protein MSEYIELRWHARAGQGAVTAAKALAEAAMSGGKFVQAFPEYGPERMGAPIRAYNRLSNNPISIYCQVLNPNVVVVIDPTLLTGENVTDGATEDAIYIINTDRSHEETKKKLKTPKGRVYVVDATKIALETIGRPIPNTPILGAIAKVTDFLKIENIKKEIESSFGKKFGKKIVEANHKAIERAYEEVKGG